The following coding sequences are from one Nymphalis io chromosome 17, ilAglIoxx1.1, whole genome shotgun sequence window:
- the LOC126774879 gene encoding uncharacterized protein LOC126774879, protein MKTFLIAAACFAVAVAGPTRFVLPGVAGPAPVIDLDQYEPISVGPAIVDTESISVGPAIVEGEYEPIHVGPAIVEGEYEPIHVGPAIVEVVPAPVPSPVSSPLVQIIINVKPGSENLVSVEPSPVIVPEVEPTPVIVVDNQEAPESVIVVDRPEVPESVIVVDKPEVPESVIVVDKPEVPEPVIVAPVIVPSPVITLPDILN, encoded by the exons ATGAAAACCTTCCTAATTGCTGCTGCCTGCTTCGCCGTGGCCGTCGCTGGCCCCACGCGCTTCGTACTTCCCGGCGTCGCCGGACCTGCTCCCGTCATCGACCTCGACCAATACGAACCTATCTCTGTCGGACCCGCCATTGTTGACACCGAGTCCATCTCCGTCGGACCTGCTATCGTCGAAGGCGAATACGAGCCCATCCATGTTGGACCCGCCATCGTCGAAGGCGAATACGAGCCCATCCATGTTGGACCCGCAATCGTCGAAG TCGTGCCCGCTCCCGTCCCCTCCCCTGTGAGCTCTCCTCTCGTTCAGATCATCATCAACGTCAAGCCCGGCTCTGAAAACCTTGTATCTGTTGAACCTTCCCCAGTCATCGTGCCCGAGGTTGAACCCACACCTGTGATCGTCGTCGACAACCAGGAGGCCCCCGAATCCGTCATCGTCGTCGACAGGCCTGAGGTCCCCGAATCCGTTATCGTGGTCGACAAGCCTGAGGTCCCCGAATCCGTCATCGTCGTCGACAAGCCTGAGGTCCCCGAACCCGTCATCGTCGCTCCCGTTATTGTCCCCTCGCCCGTCATTACCCTCCCTGACATCCTcaactaa